ACCCGCGGTTCCGAACTCTGCTACATGGAGACACTCACATGGGGAACGTGTACCTGACATCCGACGGCCGCATCGGGTTCCTGGACTGGTCTGCCTTCCACTTCGGTTCCTGCTTCCACGATGTCGTCTACCACATGACGGCGATGCTGACTGTCGAGGACCGCCGGGCCCATGAGATGAAGATCCTGGACCACTACCTCGAGACGCTGCACCGCCTCGGTGGACCCAAGTTCGACCGCCACAACGACCCAGAGGTTATGATTGAGTACCGACGCTCGTTCATGACCAACGTGATCTGGATCATCTGCCCTGAGGCTCTGCAGAGCAGAGAGCGTATTGCCTCCCTATGTGAGCGTACCGTGGCTGCTTACAACGACCACAAGGTCATCGATGTCATCCTGGACGCGCCTAagccggctgctgctgcctgaGACTGAGACGCAGGGGGAGCAAGAAACCATTAACCGAACTCCATTGCGGTGGTGTTATAATGTTATCATGAGTAGTACCATTTTGTACTAGTATTAAAACGAAACTACATAAATACTAGTAGTTTACCTATATCCATAGCCAAATAAACAACGCAGTAAAAGTCGCCTGAACCGATTTTCAACGCACATGCTACGGCTAGTTCCCAGCCAGTGAATGCTTGTTATATTTTCGACTTTAACCGACTAGAGAGAGCGAGTTCCACAATTATTCAACGGCACGGGCGCAGATCTGTTACCGCTTCTAGTCGCGGCTTTGCCAGGCCGTTAGccgagtttttttttttttgaaacggGTACTGGGATGTTGCATGACAATAATAACGTCGATCCTTACTAAGTGAGCTTTTCTTGCATCTGGCTAGTTCGTTTCCGTCGTTAGTAAGCTCAACTGCCTAGATGGACGAGAAGGGGGTATATCAGTAATTCCGCAGATAGTCCTTTACACCGTTGAATCTCCATCTATCCGTGCCACTACTAGTAGCTAGTGGTAGGTCATTCCGGGCCGCGGTATCCACATTATGCCTCGACGCGGCAGTGACTTGTAATATTCTCGCTACTTGTCTTTCGGTTTATGGAACGTTCTCTTGCCACTTCTTTTCGTATTGGGACCTGGGAACGAGGTACAGTGTAGGCGAGCTCGCTCCGCATTGGTACTCAGACTACTGGTACTGCTCGTACAGACAGGCACCTGTATAAAGTTGGCAAGTTCGTCAACCGGAATCCTTCCGGGTCATGGATGTACGCCTTCGCTGCTGTTACCCCTATTAGATGAATTGAACAGCTCCGCAGAGCTACTCTGTATTTTGAATAGTTTGTATTGCTAGCAAGAAGCATAACGCAGCGTTACATCTGGGACTGTTTAGCTGCAGAGATATTATGGAGAGGTACATGCTTGGTCCAGTAATAAAGGGGCACTTCGGCAAAGGCAACAGCTCTAAACTAGCATTTGCTGATGCCTTACCTTTGCGCCTTACTGACCTTTATCCTTCGTATGTAGAAAGAAAAGTGCTCTTGGGTTACCTAATGGCCTTTCTCATTGTTTTGAAATGTACATAGTAAAAGTTTCtcttgggaaaaaaaggctcaGCGGGGAAAACGTTCCGTACGCCCACAGACCATACCCCCAGACATAACATCCCGTGCCCTCACCCCATAAGATACAGGCTGACAGGGTTCAACATGACCAATGTTTTGTCGGATGCTGGCCTGCAGCTTTTTCTGTAATGGGATCATCACTCGTCTCGCTTTTGAAATTGCCTCCCCTGCTCGGAGAACCAAAGTTCCAGGAACGAAAGCTGAGTGGTTCCACGGGGTGAAACCCCTTAGTTAAGTCTTCATATAGAGACGGCTTCGTGTcctccaatttttttttctccttggcAAGAGAAAGCGAACTTGAATTGTTAGGTAAACATTAAGGTTCCAACTGTGATGCTACAGCCATGGCGAAAGATCTGACGACTACCGTATACGAACCCATCCAGCCTGAGGGCCTGGCGCTCGGCTTGATGGTGACGACCATCGTTTTTACTGTTTTATCTACAATTGTAGTGGGCCTACGCTTCTATGCTCGCATTTCGCTAAACCTGTTCTCCATTGAAGACTGGTTGATGCTTGCCGGATGGGTAAGTAATGCATCATCCTCAACGTCAATGGCCCCGATCTGCACTCTGTCTGACTACTGACCTACCATTTCTAGCTTGTCAACCTTGGACATAATGCTGCAGTCATTGTTCTCTCATATAGTGGCATCGGATCGCATGACGATATCATCACGGTCGGCATGCAGTTCCACATGGGACTGTGGACAATTATCTGGCAATTCTTATATGTCCTGGATGGTGCTCTGATCAAGTCCAGTATCATCTGGACGCTTCTCCGACTAGCTAAAGGTTTGAACAAGAACTATACGCGCATCTTGTGGGTTCTGTTTGCCTTTGCCTGGATTACATGGCAGATCTCATGGCCAGTGGCGATCTTCCAGTGCAAGCCGGTCGCAGCAGCATGGGGTGAACCGGGAGACTGCACCTCTGGCCAGACAGTCATCTTGAACGTGTCATACTTTGTTTCCGCCGCCAACATCTTTACCGATATCTCTACTTCGCTCGTGCCCGCCTTCTTGCTTCGCCACGTCCAGATCCCTCCGAGATTGAAGATGGTCACTATCGGTATTCTGTCTCTGGGTGTTCTCGCATCTGTAGCAACCACCATTCGCATTACTTATACTTGGGCCTACACTACGCCTCACAACAGATACTGTAAGTACAATGCCCGCTTTTGTGGCCATTTGACGTGAAGTTGCTAACGAACAAAATTTCAGTCGAGATTGGCAAGATTGTCTTGTTGACCGTGCTCGAGTGCGACCTGGGTATCATCGCTGGTTCGATGCCCATGCTGCGCACTCTCTTGCGAGTTGTTGCACCCGGGCTTGCTGCTACGGATGGTGCAACACCTGGTCAATCCCGCGACATCAATCTTAAGACCATTGGCTCTTCTGGACGACGCACCCATATGAAGCTAACAAACGCTGGAGAGTCAAAAAACTATGATAAAGACTACCATTTCCAAGACCGGGAAGGTAGTGATGATAACGAATCGAGCCGCCACATCATTCACGTTACTCGCAAGATCGAGCAGGATAGTGTTTCTGACCGCGGCGGAATGGATGACCACTACCAAGTCGTCGTCACAAGCAGCGACGGACAAGGAGTAAACTATGGAAGTGATAGATATCACTAACAATCTTTTGCTGCGAAGTCATGAGGGTCGGGATGAAAACGTGCTGGTCTCGCTCcgattttttgtttctcaCACCAACACTAATTGTCCATTTAAAtcagtattttaataaatagtcttataGGATTGCCAGATCCTCAAGGCTTAAAAATCCGGAGTTTAGGAGGCTttagtttactttttacgaTATCGAGAGAATTGATTTCTCTGAGGTGGCATATCGgcaaataaaaatagattttggATTTAACGGTCACAAATGACTTAATATCAACAGAATATTGGCGTAAATCCAACTTGAGAGCGATGGATGATATTCCAGCCCAAATGAGTTTGTCCCTGACACGAATGCAgatcccccccttttcaagaagatgaagcagccATCACATGCCTTTATCCGCGGTATTGAAAGTCGACAATACATGTGAGTATTCGAAGTGAATGCTCGTTATGAGAGAGACTAGTGTGAACATGTTTCTGCACTTTGTATTCTCAACTGACTGCATTGCGCATTCTTCGCCATATTGGCCACCCCATCTGTGGACATAGGAAGCTTTTCAGCTTGCTATCGTAGAGGAAATACAGGCAGCTTCAATCTTTAACTTTGATTCAGTACTTTTATATACAACACAATGAATCATCGCTTCATAAGCCATGTTAGAGATTGCTTTCTAAGCATTTGAacaatattataaaagaagtataaTATCTAGGACATCTTTAAGATGATCTCGGCATTTAGAAGATCTCATGAGAATGGAAATTAAGAGGGGAGCTAGACTTCACCGCTATTAAGCTTTCCCTTGACTCATGCTTGATTGCGGTCAGCTCGTATTAAGAAAATGTTGGCATACAAAATACAAACCGAGAATATTGATTCATGACAAATCTTATGAAGACAACGGCATTATACTTATCCTCGCAGCATTACATATCTTGAATTCGCCTAATATGGACTTGATTGAAAGGGCTTGGCCTAATATAGATGTAACTTAGCGGAATCATACGAGAGTGATGTGATTTCTTGCCACTTCCGCGACACATTTTTGACTCAGTCGAACTAAAAGTCATTATGTAGATGTTTGCCGTAATACGATAGCTCGAGAGACCTATGAGCACATTATCCGTGTATGAAGGCAAAGACTTACATCATTTATTGATGAATCACAATGTACGAGAATGTTATATTGCTACGTTTAGATCAACGACAACACAAAGAGTTGATGCCAAGGGCGTCATGAAAACTAGCTACTACAAAGGCTTTGTAATTATTTTGCTtcgtaagaaaaaaaaaaagaccaatgCCAAAATAAAGGAGGCTCAGTATAcgcggagaagagagagaatagagTATTAGCTGAATAgccctttctcttttgggCCTTTTGAGATGCTATGTTAAGCGGTGTGGTCGTGGCATTAGCATCGATACTTGTTACGAGtgattatataaagaagatAAGTTTAACGTATACTCACTATATAGATTATCTCTACAGTTTGTTCATTCGTAACTGTGTACGTTGTATATAAGTGATTCCCTAAATTTCTCATCTACCGGTGTCGAGTGAATAACAAAGCCACTGATTCCAAGGAACCCTATTGCTTCTAGGCAAAATATAAAGTCTGTGCTGTCTACTGTTAATGTAGCGTGTGATCTCGTTGAGTTAACGCATGTTTAGAGTACTCTCTTCTCTATATTGTACACCAGGTAATTGTGGTTCTGCTGCAAGTAACTCAGTGTATGCGGGCATATAACTATTACTCCGTTCCGAGCGCGAGAGGTTGAAGCCTAAGAACTCGTAATAGGGTTAAGCAACTCATATTCTAAGCTAGGCCAAAGCCATTAAAACAGCCAATCTCTGAACTTTTCCCGTAAGACAGACAAGGCGATCGCGTAGTCTGTTGATACTCTCGGTAAAATTGTCAAATAAAGCTAGTACACCCAATGACACCACGGAACAGTTTGAGACTCTATTGCGATAAGTAGTATTCCAGAAGAACATTATCAAATACTCGACATGTGACGTTCGGTAAATTGTACAAACTGTCACCGCGTCTCATAGGTGAAACGGACAAGGTTACGCAATTTTCGGGAAAACGTTCAAGACACTCAGCCGTAGTGTAACGTCGTACGGCGGAGTGAGATATTAAATTGTGACAGCTCTAACGGTAAAGCGATTTAGGAGCTCATAAATATAGCAGAGTCTCAGACGTAGACCTGGTTCGTCGTTTTGTCTGCGCTGGGGTGCTCTGCCGTGCGGCAATTTACCCGGTTCTAGAAGAGGTCGTTAAGAAGTGACTGGGTTTCATGTTTTTGGATCTCGTTTAAATTTGTATAAGGGTATTCATCGCTTCTGGAAGAATGCCTCATATCGCTTGGAGGTGAATGCTGATCTCCAAGGTTAAGCCGCCGCCCCCACGTCTCATCGGGCCTGGTATATTGCCTGGGGTCTTGGAACTTTAATTATCACCTTTGATGAATGCTTCATTCCACGCTGAATGAAATGTTTACATGTGAACGTCAAGTATCTAGAACACGTGTATGCAGCAAATTCGAAGCGAAGGCGCATTCGTTGGACGAGACCCTTTTGACAAATTCACTAATGGGACTTGCCTTGTCATTGTCGATCACTATATAAGCTTGTCTGCAAGAAATACAACCAATCTTTCAAAACAGTGGCATAGTAGGCCACAcaactttcttcttcttttgtttagGATGCAGATTTTTTGAGAATTCCACCAGGCTCAACTGCTATGAAGTCAAACATCGCCAGCTTCACTTCAGTGACAAGTGCAGCCACTACGACAATTGTCCGGTCGCAAATAAAGTCGAAAATCATTCATTATATGGTACCAATGGCCTGCATATGAATATCGCTTGTGCGTGGAGATTTTGTCCAAAATGTGTATTTGCAACTGCTTACAGCAGATAGAGAAGAGCTGGCTGACGATGGTAGCGAACAGCAGCTCCTTGAACACAACTGGGACCTAATTGCACAATATACGAgttcttggtcttcttttaattataatataagatgAAGCAAGATACTGCGAAAACTACAAGACAAACCAAAGTACGGTTGAAGCAAGTCGATGGCTATAACTAAGCTATGATCCTTGGCTGGGCGCTGCGAAAGTTGAAAGTCGACGCACGCATATCCACGCTCTCAGTGCCATGAAAACGGTGTTGTGCTACTCCTTTGTGGCGAAGCTCTCAATATACAACCCTTGTACAATTCAAC
The Trichoderma asperellum chromosome 7, complete sequence DNA segment above includes these coding regions:
- a CDS encoding uncharacterized protein (antiSMASH:Cluster_7.5~EggNog:ENOG41~TransMembrane:7 (o20-43i55-79o99-121i133-156o176-203i215-238o250-268i)) → MAKDLTTTVYEPIQPEGLALGLMVTTIVFTVLSTIVVGLRFYARISLNLFSIEDWLMLAGWLVNLGHNAAVIVLSYSGIGSHDDIITVGMQFHMGLWTIIWQFLYVLDGALIKSSIIWTLLRLAKGLNKNYTRILWVLFAFAWITWQISWPVAIFQCKPVAAAWGEPGDCTSGQTVILNVSYFVSAANIFTDISTSLVPAFLLRHVQIPPRLKMVTIGILSLGVLASVATTIRITYTWAYTTPHNRYFEIGKIVLLTVLECDLGIIAGSMPMLRTLLRVVAPGLAATDGATPGQSRDINLKTIGSSGRRTHMKLTNAGESKNYDKDYHFQDREGSDDNESSRHIIHVTRKIEQDSVSDRGGMDDHYQVVVTSSDGQGVNYGSDRYH